A region of Vigna radiata var. radiata cultivar VC1973A chromosome 10, Vradiata_ver6, whole genome shotgun sequence DNA encodes the following proteins:
- the LOC106774694 gene encoding uncharacterized protein LOC106774694: MGTVPIPRTKNDDVIQGKSLLNDHILVQDLSGIHLAEVSLKPHFGPYYGVKGTNSIYNPRVDTKFQISMSHLWVQNGPIESTNKISLGWHVIPQLYGDYGTHYFTSWTSDNYKKTGCYNIECAGFVQTSKELYPGIRLGNLSVYGGPTYAASLSISQDKVTKNWWISIENKFIGYFPAKLFSNMSSADEVGWGGRTRTHPGTHSPQMGSGYFPDNNVSHACFFKQISIQHSSRKSHGPKSYETHSFSDNPNCYDVRYYGDTGPYYGYTLLFGGPDGNCGT, from the exons ATGGGAACTGTTCCTATACcgagaacaaaaaatgatgacgTTATTCAAggaaaatcattattaaatgatCATATATTGGTTCAAGACCTTTCCGGTATTCAT cTTGCAGAAGTTTCCCTTAAACCACATTTTGGACCTTATTACGGAGTAAAAGGTACAAATAGTATTTATAATCCACGAGTTGACACCAAGTTTCAAATCTCTATGTCTCATTTATGGGTTCAAAATGGTCCGATAGAATCAACTAACAAAATCTCATTAGGATGGCAT GTGATTCCACAACTATATGGTGATTATGGAACACACTATTTTACCTCGTGGACG tCTGATAACTACAAGAAGACAGGATGCTACAATATTGAATGTGCAGGTTTTGTTCAAACTAGCAAAGAATTATATCCTGGTATACGCCTCGGCAACCTATCTGTCTATGGAGGACCAACTTATGCAGCTTCCCTTTCTATTTCTCAG GATAAAGTGACAAAAAATTGGTGGATAAGTATAGAAAACAAGTTTATTGGATATTTTCCAGCAAAATTGTTTTCGAACATGAGCTCAGCTGATGAAGTAGGATGGGGTGGAAGAACAAGAACTCATCCTGGTACCCATAGTCCTCAAATGGGGTCTGGATATTTCCCTGATAATAATGTTTCTCACGCTTGTTTCTTCAAACAAATTTCGattcaacattcatcaagaaaaAGTCATGGACCTAAATCATATGAAACTCATTCCTTTAGTGACAATCCCAATTGTTATGATGTTCGATACTATGGTGATACAGGACCCTACTACGGTTATACTCTCTTATTTGGAGGACCCGATGGTAATTGTGgtacttaa
- the LOC106774695 gene encoding uncharacterized protein LOC106774695 → MALNENETQSEKGVIVQKRGVLQLTTEDALLAQNKLLSQQLDNLSKIIAQLPKELRNVSQAQQQLCDLCGSDHVNGQCAFPEKAQEEANYLGNQFQKPQPPLRQQVANLTEHVRSLDEKFKKFLKVYDSHYKSHEANFRNLETQIDQSSKRVEITENNQFRANIEVNPRGDCKVVVSMVEERGEKEIIEIESNEDEMEEEKKIEKKNESYLPYLRREEIKKNNCGYFREIFNQMKINMPSTEALQQRPVYSKHIKYYLGEIIDLEEEDSKEQEGCMHPLKKKHPPKMKDPGSLTIPCAIGNVNVGRALLDSGSGINLMPLCMLKKIGGLTLKPTNMFVVVADGSSKRPYGVVEDAVIRVEHLEFLVDFVVMEMKADEMISLILGRPFMKTAKVVISVHDGLVMSKDQEHKLILNDSEEKMTRIQKRAKYNASRKDTKSANTGNNCDFLQVWEEEDVDKGGTVHVDLEDSPF, encoded by the exons ATGGCGTTGAACGAGAACGAGACTCAGAGTGAAAAGGGCGTGATTGTTCAAAAAAGGGGAGTTCTCCAATTGACCACTGAGGATGCTTTGCTAGCTCAAAATAAACTTCTCTCTCAACAATTGGATAACTTGTCAAAGATCATTGCTCAACTGCCAAAGGAGTTGAGGAATGTTTCACAAGCTCAACAACAACTATGTGATTTATGTGGTAGTGACCATGTTAATGGCCAATGTGCCTTCCCTGAAAAGGCACAAGAAGAAGCAAACTATTTGGGCAACCAGTTTCA AAAACCACAACCACCATTAAGGCAACAAGTGGCTAATTTGACTGAGCACGTTAGAAGCCTTgatgagaaattcaaaaaattCTTGAAGGTATATGATTCTCATTATAAGAGTCATGAAGCTAatttcaggaatttggagacacaaattgaccAGTCATCTAAAAGGGTGGAAATCACAGAGAacaaccagtttagggctaatattgaagttaaccctagaGGGGATTGTAAGGTTGTTGTAAGCATGGTTGAGGagagaggagaaaaagaaattattgagatAGAGAGTAATGAGGATGAGatggaggaagagaaaaaaattgaaaaaaaaaatgagagttaTCTTCCTTACCtgagaagagaagagataaaaaagaataattgtgGGTActttagagaaatcttcaatcaaaTGAAGATTAATATGCCTTCAACCGAAGCCCTCCAACAACGTCCTGTTTATTCCAAGCACATAAAGTATTATCTTGGAGAAATTATtgatcttgaagaagaagattcTAAGGAACAGGAAGGTTGTATGCACCCTTTGAAGAAGAAACACCCTCCAaagatgaaggatccaggaagCCTTACAATTCCTTGCGCCATTGGGAATGTTAATGTAGGGAGAGCTTTACTTGATTCTGGGTCAGGTATTAACTTGATGCCCCTATGTATGTTGAAAAAGATTGGTGGGCTAACATTGAAGCCAACCAATATGTTTGTGGTTGTGGCGGATGGATCCTCAAAAAGACCTTATGGTGTAGTAGAGGATGCGGTGATTCGTGTGGAACACCTtgagttcttggttgattttgtaGTAATGGAGATGAAAGCCGATGAGATGATTTCGttgattcttggaaggccattcATGAAAACAGCCAAAGTGGTCATCAGTGTCCATGATGGGCTGGTTATGTCAAAAGACCAAGAACACAAGCTGATCTTGAATGACTCTGAGGAGAAGATGACAAGAATACAAAAGAGGGCCAAATATAATGCTTCAAGGAAGGATACTAAAAGTGCTAACACAGGTAATAATTGTGATTTCTTGCAGGTATGGGAAGAGGAAGATGTTGATAAAGGAGGCACAGTCCATGTTGACTTGGAAGATTCCCCATTCTAG